The DNA window GGGCGCTGCGCGCGCCATAGCACAGGACCACGCGCTCGGCACGCTGGGTCTCGCGCCCGCCGACGCCATAGCTGCGCAGGCCGAGCGCCTCGCGCCCCAGCGCCATGAACGGCGTCTGACCAATGCCGCCGGCCACCATGAGTAGCGTGCCGCCGCGGGCCGGCGCGAAGCCGTTCCCCAGCGGCCCCCACACGTCGAGCGTTTGTCCCGGCTGAAAAGCCGCCAAGCGACGGGTCATCTTGCCGGTGACCAGATACACGACATCCAGGCCAGTCGGCTGACCTGCGCCGTTCAACACCGTGTCGTACAGCGCCAATGGCCGGCCCAACAGCGGGTCGTTCCAGCCGGCGAGCCGGAGCATGAGAAACTGCCCCGGCACGATCCGCTGGGCGATCTCGGGGGCCTCGAACCGGACGCGGTACGTGTCGCGCGCCAGTTGCACGTTCTCGACAACCATGACCGAGCCGCACCAGGCCCGATCGGCGTAACAGGGCTCCATGCCATGTCCGTGTTCCGCGGCGTGCCCGTGTTCCGTAGCGTGACCGTGCCCCACGTTCACTCTCCCTGGGATCGTTGGCGATTCTGGCCCCGCGCGCGGCGCGAGTTCGTACCCGGTCGCGCGCTTGACTTGGGACCAGCCTTCAGCCGCTGGCTCTTGCGACCGCCCCGCGCTGCAGGCTTGTCCGCGGGCTTCGAACGCCGAGCGGCGTTGGGACCGAGCGGCGGCAACGGCTCGTGACGCACGGGCTCTTCGGCCGCGTGTTCTTCGCGGCGACGGCGCGCGTCGCCGTGGGTGGCGCGGCGGAGCATTTCGACCTCGGACGAAGTCAACCGGCGGAACTCGCCGGGCTGCAAGTCGCCAAGCCGCAGCGGCCCGATCGCGATCCGCCGCAAGCGCATCACCTTGTGACCCAGTCGCGCCAACATGCGGCGCACCTCGCGGTTGCGCCCTTCGTCCAGAACCAACTCGAGAATCGTGCTGTGCTTGTGCTGCAGCTTGATCTCGACGCGTTCGGCATGCACGCGCCCTTCGGCCAGGTAAACCCCTTTGCGCATTTTTTCGAGCACTTCGAGGCCCGGCTGCCCGGCGACGAGCACCTGGTACGTCTTTTCAACGCCGTAGCGCGGATGCGCCAGCCGGTTGGCCAACTCGCCATCGTTGGTCACCAGGATCAACCCTTCGCTCGACACGTCCAAGCGACCGACGGTGAACAGATGATCGTCGCTGGGCGGCAACAGGTCGATCACGCGTGGGCGCCCCGAAGGGTCGTTGTGCGTCGAGATGATGCCCGGCGGCTTGTAGACCGCGTAGTGAACGCGGCGCGAGAGCTTGATCGGCTGCCCATCGACACGAATCTGCTGCTTGTGGGGATCGACCTTCGTGCCCAGCACGTTGACCAGCCGGCCATCGACTTCGACGCGGCCGGTGGTGATCAGGGTTTCACAGTCGCGGCGGCTGCCAACGCCGGCCGCGGCCAGGACCTTTTGCAGGCGTTGCGCTCCGTCGGTCGGCGCGCTCGACGGCGCGGCGCTAGCCTTGGGTTTGCGGCGGAGCTTGGGGCGGCGCGTGCCGCGCGGTTTCGATTCGCTCATGGTGCGTAGCGCAGTCAGGGTTCTCGGTCAAAATGCCGACAGCACCCATCATACGCGAGCGCAGCACGCCATCCCAGGGGCGCAGCAGCCCCGAAAAGACCAACCACGACGGCACTACGACACGACGTGAGAAAAGGAGGTTCCACGGCAGAGGTCGCGGAGAAGAGCCGCAGAGAGAGGGAGGATATTGGAGAGAAGATTTCGGGGGGTGGAGAGGGGATCAAATCGCTAAGCGTGTCCCCGTTTAGCCGCAGGGCCATAGGCCCGCGCGCGTGTGCGTGGCGCTTAGTCGGTTTGCGGCTCAAGTGTTTTGGTGCGCTGACCTACCCATTTGGATCGCTCCGTCCGTGAAATCTCGGTGTCGCTCAGCGGCGCGGTATAGTCGCGCGGGCGGACGTCACTGAGCGCCATCGTTTCGGTGTCATTGCGTAAGTAAGGATCGAAGCGCTTCGCGCGAGTCTGTTGTTCCTGGGCCGTGCCGGGGGCCGTGATCTGTTCGCGCAGGCCCATCTTTCCGCCCCAGACACAGCCGGACGACGCGGCTAAGATAGCGAGCGTGAAGACTCGCGCCGCATGACGCAGCGAGTACGTTGACATGATGAGGGGCACCTGGCTCTCAAAGACTTGAGCGCCGACCCAAGTGGTCGCAGCGCGGGGCGAGAGTATAGGTGCGCACCGATAGCGCGGCCAGGGCAGATGATGCGAGCAGCGCCAGCATCCTGGCGGCCGGTGCGTTTACTCGCCTTTGAATCGCTGATACGGAGCGTAGGGCGATTGCTGGGCGCGCTTCACTTCGGCCGAGGGGGCGGTGAAGTCGCGTGGCCGGATGTCCGAGGCCACACTGCCGCCGTGGTTCGACGGGCCAGCGTCGTCCAACGGGTACGGGTCAAAGACCTCGGCCTGCTTGCGCTGGAACCAGGCGGGCGGCGCGCCGAACAGGCGGGGCATCTGCGTCCCTTTACAGCCCGCCAGAAGCGTGGCGACCGCGAGCAGGGCAAGGATCGGCAGGCGTCGCATGGTCAACGGTCCTGGGCCTGCCCGGTTGCTGATGCGGCGGAGGAGTCAGCCGGCGTCGTGCGCCGGCAAGGGAACGCTACTTGCTAGCATCGACCAGACATCATTCTCGGCTTCATTCAATCGGTTTCCGCTGGCCTATTCGCTACCGTTGACTGTGCCGGTTGTGCGGGCGGTGGAACCATTGATTAAGTGCGAGCCCTGAGTCCTGGTCGGATGCGTTTTCGGCCGCGAATGCGTTTGCCCTCCCTCAGTCCCTCCCTGGAAGGGAGGGATGTTTGTCGCGAGGGCTGCGCTCAGGGCAAGCGGCCACAAAGGATCGTGGCGGTGCCACGCGGACGGATTTGCACCGCGCCGAGTGAGGCGGGGAGCAACATCGTTTGTCCCATCAAGAGCGGTTCGCCCGATGGGTCGCCCGCCACGTCGACCTGGCCCGCCACGACCAGCAGCACGCGGCACTCGTTGTCGGCCGGCGTGGTCAGCGGCTCGTGCAACTGCCAGCGTTCGAGCACGAACTTGTCACAGGCGACAAGCTGTTCGATCTGTGGCCGCTCGGTTGGTTCGGGACGGATCGGGTTCACCGGGCCGCGGTCGAAATCGATCACATCAAGTGCCGCTTCCACGTGCAGTGGGCGCGGCCGGCCGTCGGCGCCGACTCGGTTCCAATCGTAAAGCCGGTAGGTGACGTCGCTCGACTGTTGCACCTCGGCAATGACCAGACCTGCGCCGAGCGCGTGAACCGTGCCGGCCGGAATGAACAGGCAGTCGCCGACCTGGGGCTCGAAGCGGTGCAGGCAAAGTTCGCACGTGCCGCGGTTGATTTCACGTTCGAGCGCGTGACGGTCGAAGCCGCGCTTGAGCCCGGCATAGATCACGCTGCCCGGCTCGGTGGCCAGCACCAGCCAGGCCTCGGTCTTGCCCAGATCAGGCGGCGACAGCAACGCGGCCTGGGCGTCGTGGGGATGAACCTGGACGGACAGGACTTTTTGGGCATCGAGCAGTTTGATCAACAGCGGAAAACGGTCGAGCGGCGCGTGGCGTCCCAGCAAGTCGCGCCCGCAAGTCTGGACCAACTCGCCCAGCGTCGCGTCGCGCAGCGGGCCGGCGGTGACGGCACTCTGATCATCCTTACGATCGCAAAGTTCCCAACTCTCGGCATAATCGTCACCCGGCGGCAACGGCTTGTGCAGAACAGTGGCCAAGCGTCGGCCACCCCACAAGTAGCGGCGTAAAATTGGCTCGAATCGTAACGGGTACAGCGGGTGGCTCACGGCGGAAAAGGCCCCAAGGATGGCGGGTGGTTGCGTTCACTTTGTCGCACCGGGGGACTAGAATAGCAAGTCTGGATCGGTCCTGGGACAGTGGTGGGAGCCGCGGTACATGCCATTAGCGATGACTTCGCCGAAACGCGACGAAGATCTGTTCTCCGAATCGACGATGACGTTCGGCGAGCACCTGGACGAGCTGCGCGTGGTGCTGTTCAAGGCCGTGATCGCGCTGTTCATCGGCACGTGCGTGGGCATGTTTGTAGGTAAGTATGCGGTGGCGATCATCAAGGCGCCGCTCGAAAAGGCGTTGCAGGAGTATTATCAAGAAAGCTCGCTCGAACAGTTCTCGGAATTTGAAGAAGCTTGGAAAAAGCTCGATAAGCCGGTCCCCTACACGGTCGAGCAGGTCAATGATCTGTTGTACAAGCAACAGATGATTTTCGAGATTCAGTACATTCATCCGGTGCTGATTCGCCAGGCATTGGGGCTGGAAAAGGCTGGTGCGAAAGTGGCGGCCGACAAGCAGTCGCTCGAGCCCATCCTGTACTGGCACCCGATCGATCAGGACAAGCGAATCTCGATCCTGGCGCTGGGCGTCAGCGAAATGTTTTCGATCTGGCTGAAGGCCTCGCTGGTGACTGGGCTGATTCTGTCGAGCCCATTTGTGCTGTACTACCTCTGGTCGTTTGTAGCGGCGGGGCTCTATCGGCACGAACGGCGTTACATTCACATCTTTTTGCCGTTCAGTCTGGGGCTTTTTTTCGCAGGTGTGCTGTTGGCTTACTGGTTCGTGTTTGGACCTGTGCTGAGCTTCTTATTCAGCTTTAACCGATCGATGGGCATCGATCCCGATCCGCGGATCAGCGAATGGCTGGGCTTCGTGCTGCTGTTGCCAATTGGCTTTGGCGTCAGCTTTCAGTTGCCGCTGGTGATGCTGTTTCTGGAACGAATCGGCATCATCACCGTCGAGATGTACACCGCGCAATGGAAGATCGCCGTGCTGGTGATCTTTGTCATCTCGTCGATCCTGACGCCGGCCGATCCGTATAGCTTGCTGCTGATGGCGATCCCGCTGACCGGGCTCTATTTCGGCGGCGTGCAGTTGTGCAAGCTGATGCCGCGCCGCGGCACGGGAATTGATCCGGAAGCGATTAGCGGCTAGCAATTAGCGATTAGAAAGAGGACCGCTTCGCGGGACTGCATTTGGCTAATCGCTAGCCGCTAATAGCTAATCGCTACTCAGATCGCATCCGTGCCCCGTTCGCCGGTGCGAATGCGGATGCAGTCTTCCAGCGGCAGGACAAAGATCTTGCCGTCGCCGATTTCGCCGGTCGGGCCCGAGCGGCCCCCCTTGATAATGGCGTTGATCGTCGGCTCGACGAACTCCTCGTTGACGGCGATCTTGAGCTGCACCTTGCGCAGCAAGTTCACCGAGAACTCGTGTCCGCGATAGGTTTCGGTGTGCCCTTTCTGGCGGCCGAAACCTTGGACATCCATGACGGTCAGGCGGAACACCTCGACTTCTGTCAGGGCCGCCTTGACCGCCTCAAGACGACTGGGCTGAATAATCGCGATGATCAGCTTCATGAAGCAACAGGTCTCGGCAAGGGAATCGAGCTTCCGAACACACGCCTACGGCAATCGTAGCCCGAGGGCGCGTGGCACTCAAGCCACCCGGCCCGAGTCGCTGATTTGACC is part of the Planctomycetota bacterium genome and encodes:
- the tatC gene encoding twin-arginine translocase subunit TatC, which encodes MPLAMTSPKRDEDLFSESTMTFGEHLDELRVVLFKAVIALFIGTCVGMFVGKYAVAIIKAPLEKALQEYYQESSLEQFSEFEEAWKKLDKPVPYTVEQVNDLLYKQQMIFEIQYIHPVLIRQALGLEKAGAKVAADKQSLEPILYWHPIDQDKRISILALGVSEMFSIWLKASLVTGLILSSPFVLYYLWSFVAAGLYRHERRYIHIFLPFSLGLFFAGVLLAYWFVFGPVLSFLFSFNRSMGIDPDPRISEWLGFVLLLPIGFGVSFQLPLVMLFLERIGIITVEMYTAQWKIAVLVIFVISSILTPADPYSLLLMAIPLTGLYFGGVQLCKLMPRRGTGIDPEAISG
- a CDS encoding rRNA pseudouridine synthase, producing MSESKPRGTRRPKLRRKPKASAAPSSAPTDGAQRLQKVLAAAGVGSRRDCETLITTGRVEVDGRLVNVLGTKVDPHKQQIRVDGQPIKLSRRVHYAVYKPPGIISTHNDPSGRPRVIDLLPPSDDHLFTVGRLDVSSEGLILVTNDGELANRLAHPRYGVEKTYQVLVAGQPGLEVLEKMRKGVYLAEGRVHAERVEIKLQHKHSTILELVLDEGRNREVRRMLARLGHKVMRLRRIAIGPLRLGDLQPGEFRRLTSSEVEMLRRATHGDARRRREEHAAEEPVRHEPLPPLGPNAARRSKPADKPAARGGRKSQRLKAGPKSSARPGTNSRRARGQNRQRSQGE
- a CDS encoding P-II family nitrogen regulator; the protein is MKLIIAIIQPSRLEAVKAALTEVEVFRLTVMDVQGFGRQKGHTETYRGHEFSVNLLRKVQLKIAVNEEFVEPTINAIIKGGRSGPTGEIGDGKIFVLPLEDCIRIRTGERGTDAI
- a CDS encoding class I mannose-6-phosphate isomerase, which gives rise to MSHPLYPLRFEPILRRYLWGGRRLATVLHKPLPPGDDYAESWELCDRKDDQSAVTAGPLRDATLGELVQTCGRDLLGRHAPLDRFPLLIKLLDAQKVLSVQVHPHDAQAALLSPPDLGKTEAWLVLATEPGSVIYAGLKRGFDRHALEREINRGTCELCLHRFEPQVGDCLFIPAGTVHALGAGLVIAEVQQSSDVTYRLYDWNRVGADGRPRPLHVEAALDVIDFDRGPVNPIRPEPTERPQIEQLVACDKFVLERWQLHEPLTTPADNECRVLLVVAGQVDVAGDPSGEPLLMGQTMLLPASLGAVQIRPRGTATILCGRLP
- a CDS encoding dihydroorotate dehydrogenase electron transfer subunit; this translates as MEPCYADRAWCGSVMVVENVQLARDTYRVRFEAPEIAQRIVPGQFLMLRLAGWNDPLLGRPLALYDTVLNGAGQPTGLDVVYLVTGKMTRRLAAFQPGQTLDVWGPLGNGFAPARGGTLLMVAGGIGQTPFMALGREALGLRSYGVGGRETQRAERVVLCYGARSAPYLAGLDEFRALGLELRTSTDDGTAGHHGRVTDLLNQALDEQPANPRIVCCGPEVMMHAVAKIAAQRHVPCQVSLETPMACGIGICFTCVAKVRDEGASAEWDYRRTCVEGPVFDSHRIVFD